A region from the Cellvibrio sp. PSBB006 genome encodes:
- a CDS encoding DUF3144 domain-containing protein: MTNRDEELFWNLVDQFIQQANTACEEIDPGVVSASLLNAAARFNAFVVATSSLDRKEYIEEMDSSLNYLTGRYREILRDNLEDYREHYKEYIRADEKE; the protein is encoded by the coding sequence ATGACCAATCGCGATGAAGAATTATTCTGGAATCTGGTAGATCAATTTATTCAACAAGCCAACACCGCCTGCGAGGAGATTGATCCGGGTGTGGTGAGTGCCTCATTACTGAATGCGGCTGCCCGTTTCAATGCCTTTGTAGTCGCCACATCCTCGCTGGACCGCAAGGAATATATTGAAGAAATGGATAGCTCGCTCAATTATCTCACCGGTCGTTATCGCGAAATCCTGCGCGATAATCTTGAAGATTATCGCGAGCACTATAAGGAATATATTCGTGCGGACGAAAAGGAATAA